gAAATCATTAAGCAATAAAAAACCGAAAAGCTTCGTCTAATATACTCTTTCCAATGTTgagcaaatattttaaataattattttgtaagtaaaaaaagagagaaaagagtACCTACGACCGTGAATTATGTTCTAAAGTTAATTCTTGCACTTTGTATATACTCTTTCCACTTAATGACCTATTTTATTAGAATCTTACAGGTCGTagcagcctctctctctctcttcccacAGCAATGCCAGCCGTTACAACTCGCTCGCATCCGCCATGGGGTGAACACTGAACGAGGAACAGTGTGTGTGAGGGAGAAGAGAGACCGATAGACAGACCGATAGACGGGTATAAAAGCAAGGAAAATGAGTGATATATGTTTGTAGGTAGACCAAAACGAAGATCTGTTCAACACGCTTCTGAAACAGAAATCTTAGCTTTGAACAACGATTAAACGCATACCTAATACTTAATTGAAGTACACTTTCCGAACTTTGCAACGAGTTTTCGGAAAACGAACCACTGTGCACTGGTTTACAGCTGCCTTCGTTGTCACCTGCGACAATAAAACCCTCTACGGTCGTTAAAAATAATGCAACTACAATGAGAAAAAACCTACATCGTATACATACACTGAGAAGTGCTCAAAACCATGCTAGAAGTTTTCTTCTATTCTGTTTTTTCagtctggctataatagtgaTCCGGTCTTATCGAAATTCTGCAATCTAGTATGTGGTAATTCCCTTGATTTATTAGGTAGGGGTGGAGGAGATATCACAGGTTGCTCTTTGTcgtatagtctctgagatctaggtgCTCATTAAGACGGACTAACGGACAGGGTTATATGGACGCGGCTATTGATGCTAAATATACTTTATTGGGTCGGAAACGTCTAACATACCCCTATACTCGTTGACTGCCGGATATAATCAGTTTGACTTGATGCTTAACGCCACTGGAAGGCCTAACAGGCTCCGCACTGGCTATTGCTTGAGGTGTAGGCCTCCGGGTTTGCATTTGTGCCGAACGGCTCTTCGTCGTTAGCATCCACATAGAAGATCCCACGCTCACGGACACTGGCATCGTGTCCCATGACTGTCCGCGTATCCTTACAATTGCGTGCATCCGAGAGATCCGTTTCCCGAACGCAGTGCTTGCCAAGGAAGCTATTTCCGTTCGTGCGATACACAGTCTCAGTCCAGTATTCGACGGCACGTTCGTGCGAGCATGGGACTTTTGTGACCGTCAAAATCCCGCAGCCGGTCTGAAATGGAGAATCTCCATGGACAAAGAAGTCAGCGTCGCCCACGACCTTCGGTGTGCCCAGAACGCCGGGATTCGTGTGTATGATGTCGACGAACTCTGCATCGCCGCTCCGTACGCCCTTTGGATCGTTGCCTTTGTAGAAACAAGGGTTGGCCGGGTCCAGGCCCGTTACCCGCGCTAGAGTCGCTCCTCCAGACAACTTTTTGAAGTTCCGGCCGGCCGATCCCGCAATCTGCGCACCCAGGCTGTGTCCCACCAAGTGCACTTTCCGGCTCACATAGGATCTGTCCAGCTTCAGCAGGGCCTCGGCCAAATACGCCCCGATGACCTCCGTGTTCAGGGCCGCCAACGGGTAGAGGGTGTCAATGAAGTTGTCTGCATCCAGCACCTGGCGAAGAAAGGCAAATTAGGTGGAAAATTAGGCTAGTCCGCATGTTTACATGTTGGAGAGGTATGAAAGTTACTTACCACGAAATTCGTATCGTTGCGGCAGTTGTAGGCCTTGGCAACAGGCCCGCTGTTCGACCTTTTTATGTTCGTCAGCCAGCCCGTAATGTAGATGACTGTGGGCCGATCCTGGTGGAAGCCCGGCGCCTCCCACAGTCGCTCGGCCTCAGTAAGCGGAATGCTGACATTCTGGCAGTCGTCAGTGCGCAGAAGGAAACTCATGCGCGCCATGTCCGGTGGATCCAATGGCGGAAAAGCGCCCAGGTCATTGAGCTGACTGCATAAATAACCGAGCGCTGAGAATGGTAGGCCCAGCTTGATCTTAGCGAATAGTTTGTACAGCTTGGGCGGCGGTTTTAGAAAACGATTTTCCCTGGAATCACCGCTGGCCGGAGCAACGACCAGGCCCACAGCCAGAATAAGCAGCACCGGAATAAAAGATGTCATGGTTGTGTGAGGAGACCACGGCCCGAGGCCACCCTTTTATGCAAATGTGGGCCAATCCAGAAAATATTTACGGAAATAAATCTAATATTCATGGCCCCCACAGATATCCACGTTCTGGATTCTTTCACGATGAATGGCCCCAGCCGCTCCAGTTTCGAGTGCCAGTAGTGATACGGAGAGCGTGAGCGGTACACGTGCCCACGCTGCCAGAAGCGGGGCCCGATTCGCTTGCCCAACCAGGCGGCTTTCCCACTCGACGGAGGATCACCTGGCGGAGGGGGGCAGGGCATTGGCAATCGCATAATTTTCGTAAAATATTTTGCGTTAGGAAATGCAGCTACTGCCAAAAT
The sequence above is a segment of the Drosophila pseudoobscura strain MV-25-SWS-2005 chromosome X, UCI_Dpse_MV25, whole genome shotgun sequence genome. Coding sequences within it:
- the LOC6901224 gene encoding phospholipase A1 2-like, which translates into the protein MTSFIPVLLILAVGLVVAPASGDSRENRFLKPPPKLYKLFAKIKLGLPFSALGYLCSQLNDLGAFPPLDPPDMARMSFLLRTDDCQNVSIPLTEAERLWEAPGFHQDRPTVIYITGWLTNIKRSNSGPVAKAYNCRNDTNFVVLDADNFIDTLYPLAALNTEVIGAYLAEALLKLDRSYVSRKVHLVGHSLGAQIAGSAGRNFKKLSGGATLARVTGLDPANPCFYKGNDPKGVRSGDAEFVDIIHTNPGVLGTPKVVGDADFFVHGDSPFQTGCGILTVTKVPCSHERAVEYWTETVYRTNGNSFLGKHCVRETDLSDARNCKDTRTVMGHDASVRERGIFYVDANDEEPFGTNANPEAYTSSNSQCGAC